The Salicibibacter halophilus DNA window GGATGGACCGTCTTTCGGGGTCGCCCCTTCAGGCACATGAATATGAATGTCGGTATTTTCATGGAAATGTTCATCGATCCCCAAATGCTCGGCATTGGTACGAATGTAACTGAATGCGGCACGTGCGGACTCTTTCATCACATCGCCAAGGTGCCCGGTAAGTGTAAGCTCCCCTTTTCCTTTCGCTAAGGAAACCTCGATGGAAAGCGTATCGCCTCCGGCGTTTGTATACGCGAGCCCGGTCGCGGCTCCGACTTGATCGTTTTCTTCCATTTGCCCGTAACGCATCCGCGGTTTCCCGAGCATGTCCTCCAACGTGTTCAACGTAACAATCACTTTCTTCTTTTCTCCGGTAACAATCGTTTTTGCCGCTTTTCGGCAAATGTTTGCCAACTGCCGCTCTAAATTCCGCACTCCGGCTTCCCTCGTATAGTAACGGATGACTTTTACAAGTGCATCTTCCTTGATTTGCAGATTGGTTTTGGTAAGTCCGTGCCGTTCTAACTGTTTCGGCAATAAGTAATTCGTGGCGATGGCTTTTTTCTCGATTTCCGTATACCCTGCGATCGAGATCGTTTCCATACGGTCAAGCAAAGGCGCCGGAATCATCGAGGCATTATTTGCCGTTGTAATGAACATGACATTGGAAAGATCATATGGTTCTTCAATGTAGTGGTCGCTAAACTCGTGATTCTGTTCCGGATCCAGCACTTCCAAAAGGGCGGAAGATGGATCGCCGCGAAAATCGTTGGCCATTTTATCCACTTCATCAAGCAAAAAAACAGGGTTCATGACGCCAGAATTGTTCATCCCTTGTATAATTTTCCCGGGGAGGGCACCTACGTACGTGCGCCGGTGTCCACGAATTTCTGCCTCATCCCGGACACCGCCCAAAGACATACGAACGAATTCACGGTCAAGGGCGCGGGCCACCGATTTGGCAAGCGATGTTTTGCCAACACCCGGAGGGCCGGTCAAGCAAATGATCGGACCTTGCAACGATTGGGTGAGCTGTTGGACGGCCAGATGTTCCAATACCCGTTCTTTTACTTTTTCGAGGCCGTAATGATCTTCATCCAACACGTTTTCCGCATTGGCAATATCTAAATGATCCGTCGTTTTCTCATGCCAAGGGAGCGACACGAGCCAATCAAGGTATGTACGGATCACCGAGTTCTCCGCTGAAGCCGTCGGCACCCGCTCATAACGCGCTAATTCTTTTTGCGCTTTCTGTTCTACGTTTTCCGGCATGTTCGCTTCTTCAATTTGCGTGCGCAGGGTTTCGATTTCCCCGCCTTTCCCCTCTTTATCCCCAAGCTCATTTTGAATGGCTTTCATTTGTTCGCGCAAATAATATTCTTTTTGCGTTCGTTCCATGGATTTTTTTACACGTTGGCCGATTTTTTGTTCTAAATCCAACACTTCTTTTTCGTTTGTTAAAATATCAAGCAATTTTTGCAATCGGCCATCGACTTGGAGCGCGTCGAGAATCTCTTGCTTCCGTTCGATTTTTAGCGGCAAGTGAGAAGCGATTGTATCGGCAAAATGGCCAGGATCATTAATCGCGCGAATAGCTTGTATCGTTTCGTCGGAAATTTTGCTGGAGGCCTTTGCGTATTGTTCAAAATGATCATTGACCATTCGCTTTAATGCCGTTATTTCCGAGTCCGATTGGTTGCTTATTTCAGCAGTTAATGGTTCGATCTTCACTTCGTAATACTCATCACTGTTTGTAAGTTCATTGATCGTTGCCCGTTGCAAACCTTCAACGAGAATACGGGTTGTTCCATTTGGCATTTTTAACATTTGTTTCACATAAGCAAGTGTTCCCGTTTGATATAAGTCTTTTTTCTCCGGTTCTTCAACGGCCAAGTCAATTTGGCTCGCAAGCAGGATCCGCTGATCATCTTCCATCACTTGTTCAATGGCACGCACCGATTTATCACGTCCCACGTCCAAGTGTAAAACCATCCCCGGAAAAACAAGCGCGCCTCTCAGCGGCAAAAGCGGGATTTTTTGACTGGTTTCCGTTTTCGGCATCATCAACCCCCGTTCTGTTTTCATTAATGTTACATATGGGAAAAGGGAGGCAAAGCCTCCCGATTTTTTTATTGCTTCCATCGCATTGGTTCGTAAGAGGATCTTTACTCATAGGTTCCATTTTAGCTTAAGAGCATAGCCGTGTCTATTGAATTGCATGGATTTCACATATGAATCGAGGGAGAAGACGTTTCAGTTATAGGGAGCCCTTGCCGCTGCATATCGGTTTCCTCCACGAGCACATTGGTAAACAACTCATCTAACGTGTTCAAAGGTTTTACCGTAATCCCTTGTATTTGATGCAGGACTGTCTCATCGTTTTCTTTAGGAACAAATGCTTCTGTTACGCCG harbors:
- the lon gene encoding endopeptidase La, translating into MKTERGLMMPKTETSQKIPLLPLRGALVFPGMVLHLDVGRDKSVRAIEQVMEDDQRILLASQIDLAVEEPEKKDLYQTGTLAYVKQMLKMPNGTTRILVEGLQRATINELTNSDEYYEVKIEPLTAEISNQSDSEITALKRMVNDHFEQYAKASSKISDETIQAIRAINDPGHFADTIASHLPLKIERKQEILDALQVDGRLQKLLDILTNEKEVLDLEQKIGQRVKKSMERTQKEYYLREQMKAIQNELGDKEGKGGEIETLRTQIEEANMPENVEQKAQKELARYERVPTASAENSVIRTYLDWLVSLPWHEKTTDHLDIANAENVLDEDHYGLEKVKERVLEHLAVQQLTQSLQGPIICLTGPPGVGKTSLAKSVARALDREFVRMSLGGVRDEAEIRGHRRTYVGALPGKIIQGMNNSGVMNPVFLLDEVDKMANDFRGDPSSALLEVLDPEQNHEFSDHYIEEPYDLSNVMFITTANNASMIPAPLLDRMETISIAGYTEIEKKAIATNYLLPKQLERHGLTKTNLQIKEDALVKVIRYYTREAGVRNLERQLANICRKAAKTIVTGEKKKVIVTLNTLEDMLGKPRMRYGQMEENDQVGAATGLAYTNAGGDTLSIEVSLAKGKGELTLTGHLGDVMKESARAAFSYIRTNAEHLGIDEHFHENTDIHIHVPEGATPKDGPSAGITIAIALISALTGRVVRKEVGMTGEITLRGRVLPIGGVKEKAMSAHRAGLKTILLPKDNEKDLEDIPESIRETISISLVSHLDEVIQYALGDPSA